Within the Thermoanaerobaculia bacterium genome, the region GTCGAGGTCCTCGGCGGCGCGCCGATCGCTCGCCACCACCCCGATGCCGCGACGGCGCAGCAGTCGCGCCGCCGCCGTCCCCGACAGGCCGAGACCGAGCACGAAGACGCGCTCGAGGCGCGCCGGATCGAAAGAATCGCGGAGTCGGCCCGTCATCGCAGTTTCAGGGTCGAGAGTGCGATCAGCGCGAACATCACGGCGGCGATCCAGAAGCGCACGATGATCTTCGGCTCGGCCCATCCGCCGAGCTCGAAATGGTGGTGGATGGGCGCCATGCGGAAGATCCTCTTGCCGCGCAGCTTGAACGAGGAGACCTGGAGGATGACCGAAAGAGCTTCGATCACGAAGAGTCCGCCGACTACCACCAGCAGCAGCTCCTGCTTGGCGAGCACGGCGACGGTGCCGATCGCGCCGCCGAGCGCCAGCGACCCGACGTCGCCCATGAAGACCTCGGCCGGATAGGCGTTCCACCACAAGAAGCCGATGGAGGCCCCGACGAGCGCCCCGCAGAAGACCGTGACCTCGCCGACTCCGGGCACGTAGGCGACCTGCAGGTACTGCGCGACGACACGGTTGCCGGCGACGTAGGTGAAGACGGCGTAGGTTGCCGCCGCGATCAGCGTCGCACCGATCGCCAGACCGTCGAGGCCGTCGGTCAGATTGACCGCGTTCGAGGCTCCGACCAGGACGAGGACCACGAACGGCA harbors:
- a CDS encoding phospho-N-acetylmuramoyl-pentapeptide-transferase; its protein translation is MLYHLLYPLHEQFALFNVFRYITFRTAGAIVTAILLALLLGPRFIATLRRLSVGQSIREVGPQSHQVKAGTPTMGGLLILFTLVVPTLLWANLGNLYVWIAIGVTVGFGAIGFVDDFLKVRRRKNLGLSARAKFLLQVGVATLAGSLLRVMPIEGAFAPTLTFPFFKDLILNLGILYVPFVVLVLVGASNAVNLTDGLDGLAIGATLIAAATYAVFTYVAGNRVVAQYLQVAYVPGVGEVTVFCGALVGASIGFLWWNAYPAEVFMGDVGSLALGGAIGTVAVLAKQELLLVVVGGLFVIEALSVILQVSSFKLRGKRIFRMAPIHHHFELGGWAEPKIIVRFWIAAVMFALIALSTLKLR